A section of the Lampris incognitus isolate fLamInc1 chromosome 8, fLamInc1.hap2, whole genome shotgun sequence genome encodes:
- the LOC130117239 gene encoding ependymin-1-like isoform X1, translated as MHAAAKLSIFMCLIATSFAEHHRSCDSPNMTGVLVVSDLRKGSTVAAYTYDSVANKLRFTSFSSDTIYSSLNLDALFFFDEGIFYEVDGKNQSCEKKSLQSSIHAMEIPSNAEFLSNMTLGSATIAEEGLKMSIWRGTVPETKAHYVMGSSMGCLPFSFTYISETILIFSNTAIEMEIKDPDRLVVPSFCEAEVVEDTPEGKVNSFFSLFL; from the exons ATGCACGCAGCCGCAAAACTCTCCATCTTCATGTGCTTGATTGCCACGTCCTTTGCAGAACACCACCGGTCCTGCG ATTCGCCCAATATGACAGGCGTGTTAGTAGTG AGTGATCTACGAAAAGGCAGCACAGTGGCTGCATATACATATGATTCTGTGGCCAACAAGCTACGGTTCACATCATTTTCGAGTGACACAATTTACTCTTCACTGAATTTGGATGCACTGTTCTTTTTCGATGAG GGGATATTTTATGAGGTTGACGGCAAAAACCAGAGCTGTGAGAAGAAGTCACTACAATCATCCATCCATGCCATGGAAATTCCCTCAAATGCCGAGTTCCTAAGTAATATGACTTTGGGAAGCGCAACCATTGCAGAGGAGGGACTAAAGATGAGCATTTGGAGAGGGACAGTGCCAGAAACAAAAG CACATTATGTGATGGGTTCAAGTATGGGATGTTTGCCTTTCAGCTTTACCTACATCTCTGAAACCATACTCATTTTCAG CAACACGGCAATTGAGATGGAGATTAAGGATCCTGATCGCCTCGTGGTGCCCTCTTTTTGCGAGGCGGAGGTTGTGGAAGACACACCTGAGGGGAAAGTAAACTCTTTCTTCAGCCTGTTCCTTTAG
- the LOC130117239 gene encoding ependymin-1-like isoform X2 yields the protein MTGVLVVSDLRKGSTVAAYTYDSVANKLRFTSFSSDTIYSSLNLDALFFFDEGIFYEVDGKNQSCEKKSLQSSIHAMEIPSNAEFLSNMTLGSATIAEEGLKMSIWRGTVPETKAHYVMGSSMGCLPFSFTYISETILIFSNTAIEMEIKDPDRLVVPSFCEAEVVEDTPEGKVNSFFSLFL from the exons ATGACAGGCGTGTTAGTAGTG AGTGATCTACGAAAAGGCAGCACAGTGGCTGCATATACATATGATTCTGTGGCCAACAAGCTACGGTTCACATCATTTTCGAGTGACACAATTTACTCTTCACTGAATTTGGATGCACTGTTCTTTTTCGATGAG GGGATATTTTATGAGGTTGACGGCAAAAACCAGAGCTGTGAGAAGAAGTCACTACAATCATCCATCCATGCCATGGAAATTCCCTCAAATGCCGAGTTCCTAAGTAATATGACTTTGGGAAGCGCAACCATTGCAGAGGAGGGACTAAAGATGAGCATTTGGAGAGGGACAGTGCCAGAAACAAAAG CACATTATGTGATGGGTTCAAGTATGGGATGTTTGCCTTTCAGCTTTACCTACATCTCTGAAACCATACTCATTTTCAG CAACACGGCAATTGAGATGGAGATTAAGGATCCTGATCGCCTCGTGGTGCCCTCTTTTTGCGAGGCGGAGGTTGTGGAAGACACACCTGAGGGGAAAGTAAACTCTTTCTTCAGCCTGTTCCTTTAG